From one Thermanaeromonas sp. C210 genomic stretch:
- the rplB gene encoding 50S ribosomal protein L2 yields the protein MAIKKFKPTSPGRRQMTVSTFAEITATEPEKSLLVPLTKTGGRNNQGRITVRHRGGGHKRLYRLIDFKRDKDGIPGRVATIEYDPNRSANIALIHYADGEKRYILAPENLRVGDVIYSGPQADIKVGNALPLRNIPVGTLVHNVELKPGRGGQIVRSAGSAAQVMAKEGDYAQLRLPSGEIRMVHLDCRATIGQVGNLDHENITIGKAGRSRWLGIRPTVRGVVMNPVDHPHGGGEGKSPIGRHPVTPWGKPALGVKTRKKHKPSDKLIVKRRK from the coding sequence ATGGCTATCAAGAAGTTTAAACCAACCTCGCCCGGACGGCGGCAGATGACGGTTTCCACCTTTGCCGAAATTACGGCGACGGAGCCGGAAAAATCCCTCCTGGTGCCCCTGACCAAAACCGGCGGCCGCAACAACCAGGGACGCATTACGGTACGGCACCGGGGAGGGGGTCATAAGCGGCTGTACCGCCTTATCGATTTTAAACGCGATAAGGACGGCATACCCGGCCGCGTGGCCACCATTGAATACGATCCCAACCGCTCGGCCAATATAGCCCTCATCCATTATGCGGACGGCGAGAAGCGCTACATCCTGGCGCCGGAGAACTTAAGGGTGGGAGACGTAATTTACTCGGGTCCCCAGGCGGACATTAAAGTGGGGAATGCCCTGCCGCTGCGCAACATCCCGGTAGGCACCTTGGTCCACAATGTAGAACTGAAGCCCGGCCGGGGAGGGCAGATAGTGCGCTCGGCGGGTTCGGCCGCCCAGGTTATGGCCAAGGAAGGGGATTACGCCCAGCTGCGCCTCCCCTCAGGGGAGATACGCATGGTGCACCTGGACTGCCGGGCAACCATCGGCCAGGTCGGCAACCTGGACCACGAGAACATCACCATCGGCAAGGCCGGCCGGTCGCGGTGGCTGGGTATCCGGCCCACGGTGCGCGGAGTGGTTATGAACCCGGTGGACCACCCCCATGGCGGAGGTGAGGGCAAGTCGCCCATCGGCCGGCATCCTGTAACACCGTGGGGCAAGCCCGCCCTGGGTGTTAAAACAAGAAAGAAACACAAGCCTTCGGATAAACTCATCGTAAAGCGGCGCAAATAG
- the rplW gene encoding 50S ribosomal protein L23 yields MRAPQDIVIAPLITEKTTNLMADNKYTFIVARDANKIEIKHAIEKLFNVKVLKVNTLPDRGKLRRMGRFQGRQPDRKKAIVTLAPGQKIPVFEGLE; encoded by the coding sequence ATGCGCGCTCCTCAGGACATCGTAATCGCACCACTGATTACGGAGAAAACTACCAATCTCATGGCTGATAATAAGTACACCTTTATCGTGGCCCGGGATGCTAATAAAATCGAGATCAAGCACGCCATTGAGAAGCTGTTTAACGTCAAAGTCCTTAAGGTTAATACCCTGCCGGACCGGGGCAAGCTCCGGCGGATGGGACGGTTCCAGGGCCGCCAGCCCGACCGCAAGAAAGCTATTGTGACCCTGGCGCCCGGGCAGAAGATCCCCGTTTTTGAAGGGTTGGAGTAG
- the rplD gene encoding 50S ribosomal protein L4 gives MPKVAVYNTQGQQVGEMELDDRVFGIEVNEAALHEAVVAHLAARRRGTADTKTRSEVRGGGRKPWRQKGTGRARVGTIRSPLWRGGGVVFGPRPRDFGYKLPKKVRRLALRSALSAKVQEGNLIVLEGLALSRPRTKDMVGILKALRLEEDKALIVTADKDRNVELSARNLPGVTLVPSQNINVYDILAHNKLVITRDAVERVQEVLA, from the coding sequence ATGCCCAAGGTGGCGGTATATAATACCCAGGGCCAGCAGGTGGGCGAAATGGAATTGGACGACCGCGTCTTCGGGATAGAGGTTAACGAAGCCGCCCTCCATGAAGCCGTAGTCGCGCACCTCGCCGCTAGGCGGAGGGGTACTGCGGACACCAAGACCAGGTCTGAGGTCCGCGGCGGCGGGCGCAAACCCTGGAGGCAGAAGGGCACCGGCCGCGCCCGGGTAGGGACTATTCGGTCGCCCCTCTGGCGAGGGGGAGGCGTGGTGTTCGGGCCCCGGCCGCGGGACTTCGGCTATAAGCTGCCCAAGAAGGTTCGGCGGCTGGCCTTGCGCTCGGCCCTTTCGGCCAAAGTCCAGGAGGGGAATCTTATCGTCCTGGAAGGTCTCGCCCTTTCCCGGCCGCGGACCAAGGATATGGTGGGAATTCTTAAGGCCCTCCGTCTGGAGGAAGATAAGGCCCTGATAGTAACGGCCGACAAGGATAGGAACGTAGAGCTCTCCGCCCGCAATCTTCCGGGGGTAACGCTGGTGCCTTCCCAGAACATCAATGTTTACGATATTCTGGCCCACAACAAGCTGGTCATCACCCGGGATGCTGTGGAGCGGGTGCAGGAGGTGCTTGCCTAA
- the rplC gene encoding 50S ribosomal protein L3 encodes MQKGILGRKLGMTQVFDEAGRVVPATVIQAGPCVVVQKKTVERDGYEALQVGFEPIPESRVNKPLRGHFARAKVKPFRFLRELRLANTAEYQVGQEIRADIFQPGDHVDVTGISKGKGFAGGIKRHGFRRGPMAHGSKYHRRPGSLAAKGPARVFKGRKLPGRTGGERVTVLNLEVIKSDPERNLLLVKGAVPGPRRGLLIIKNSVKGD; translated from the coding sequence GTGCAGAAGGGTATCCTAGGAAGGAAACTGGGCATGACCCAGGTTTTTGACGAGGCAGGCCGCGTTGTGCCGGCTACCGTCATCCAGGCAGGCCCCTGCGTGGTCGTCCAGAAAAAGACCGTGGAAAGGGACGGGTATGAGGCTCTACAGGTGGGCTTTGAGCCCATCCCTGAAAGCCGGGTCAATAAGCCCCTGCGGGGTCATTTTGCCCGGGCTAAGGTTAAGCCCTTCCGGTTCCTCCGGGAGCTCCGCCTGGCCAATACCGCCGAATACCAGGTCGGCCAGGAAATCAGGGCGGATATCTTCCAGCCGGGAGACCACGTGGATGTGACGGGTATTTCCAAAGGCAAGGGCTTTGCCGGGGGAATTAAACGGCACGGTTTCCGGCGGGGGCCCATGGCCCACGGTTCCAAGTATCACCGGCGCCCCGGCTCTCTGGCGGCCAAGGGGCCGGCACGGGTTTTCAAAGGCCGGAAACTACCGGGGCGCACGGGCGGCGAAAGGGTAACGGTTTTGAATCTGGAGGTAATCAAGAGCGATCCCGAACGCAACCTCTTGCTGGTCAAGGGGGCAGTGCCCGGACCGCGCCGCGGCCTTCTAATCATTAAGAACTCAGTGAAGGGGGACTAA
- the rpsJ gene encoding 30S ribosomal protein S10 — MARQKIRIRLKAFDHRVLDQSSQRIVETARRTGAVVSGPIPLPTKRSVFTVLRSPHVNKDSREQFQMCIHKRLIDILEPTPKTIDALMRLDLPAGVDIEIKL, encoded by the coding sequence ATGGCCAGACAAAAAATCCGCATCCGCCTCAAGGCCTTCGATCACCGGGTTCTGGACCAGTCATCCCAGAGGATAGTGGAGACGGCCAGGCGCACCGGTGCTGTAGTTTCCGGCCCCATCCCCCTGCCGACTAAACGGAGCGTTTTTACGGTCTTGCGTTCACCCCACGTGAATAAAGATTCCCGGGAGCAGTTCCAGATGTGCATTCACAAGCGGCTCATCGATATCCTGGAGCCAACACCCAAGACCATCGACGCCCTGATGCGCCTAGATCTCCCGGCCGGGGTGGACATTGAGATCAAGCTGTAG
- the tuf gene encoding elongation factor Tu: MAKQKFERKKPHVNVGTIGHVDHGKTTLTAAITFCLSKVGGAVPTAYDQIDKAPEERERGITVATAHVEYETEKRHYAHVDCPGHADYVKNMITGAAQMDGAILVVSAADGPMPQTREHILLARQVGVPYIVVFLNKVDMVDDPELLELVEMEVRELLSEYEFPGDEIPVVAGSALKAMECGCGKRECEWCGKIWELMDAVDEYVPTPERDVDKPFLMPIEDVFSITGRGTVTTGRVERGKVKVGDEVEIIGLRDEIRKTVVTGVEMFRKILDEAVAGDNIGTLLRGVERREVERGMVLAKPGSIKPHTKFEAEVYVLTKEEGGRHTPFFNGYRPQFYFRTTDVTGVVKLPEGVEMVMPGDNIRMSIELITPIAIEEGLRFAIREGGRTVGAGVVTKILE; encoded by the coding sequence ATGGCGAAGCAGAAATTTGAGCGCAAGAAGCCGCATGTGAATGTAGGGACGATAGGGCACGTAGACCATGGGAAGACGACGTTGACGGCGGCGATAACGTTCTGTTTATCGAAGGTAGGCGGGGCGGTGCCCACGGCGTACGACCAGATCGACAAGGCGCCGGAGGAGCGGGAGCGGGGGATCACCGTAGCCACGGCGCACGTAGAGTACGAGACAGAGAAGAGGCACTATGCCCACGTAGACTGTCCTGGTCATGCGGACTATGTGAAGAACATGATCACCGGGGCGGCGCAGATGGACGGGGCGATACTGGTAGTATCGGCGGCGGACGGGCCGATGCCGCAGACGCGGGAGCACATACTTTTAGCGCGTCAGGTAGGGGTACCGTATATAGTAGTCTTTTTAAACAAAGTGGACATGGTAGACGACCCTGAGCTTTTGGAACTGGTAGAGATGGAAGTACGGGAGCTATTGAGCGAGTATGAATTTCCTGGGGACGAGATACCGGTAGTAGCGGGTTCGGCGTTAAAGGCCATGGAATGCGGATGTGGGAAGAGGGAATGCGAGTGGTGCGGTAAGATATGGGAGTTAATGGACGCAGTAGACGAATACGTACCGACGCCGGAGCGGGACGTTGACAAGCCTTTCTTGATGCCGATAGAGGACGTATTTAGCATAACGGGGCGCGGCACAGTAACGACTGGGCGAGTGGAGCGCGGGAAAGTGAAAGTAGGGGACGAAGTAGAGATAATCGGGTTGCGGGACGAGATCCGGAAGACGGTAGTGACCGGGGTAGAGATGTTCCGGAAGATATTGGACGAGGCGGTAGCAGGGGACAACATAGGTACCCTGCTGCGCGGGGTAGAGCGTCGGGAAGTAGAGCGTGGGATGGTGCTGGCGAAGCCTGGGAGCATCAAGCCCCATACGAAATTTGAGGCGGAGGTATATGTTCTAACGAAGGAGGAGGGGGGTCGGCACACGCCGTTTTTCAACGGGTACCGGCCGCAGTTTTACTTTCGGACGACGGATGTAACGGGGGTAGTGAAGCTGCCGGAGGGAGTAGAGATGGTCATGCCTGGGGATAACATCCGGATGAGCATCGAGCTGATCACCCCCATTGCCATTGAAGAAGGGTTAAGGTTTGCCATCCGGGAGGGCGGCCGTACCGTCGGCGCCGGCGTGGTAACCAAGATACTGGAGTAG
- the fusA gene encoding elongation factor G codes for MPREYPLEKTRNIGIMAHIDAGKTTTTERILFYTGRVHRMGEVHEGTATMDWMVQEQERGITITSAATTCFWRDCRINIIDTPGHVDFTVEVERSLRVLDGSVAIFCAVGGVEPQSETVWRQADKYGVPRIAYVNKMDRVGADFFRVVGQIAERLGATPVPIQLPIGAEDNFRGIVDLVRMKAVVYTDELGTTMEEQPIPPEMADRVAEYREKLLEAVAESDEELMLKYLEGEELSEEEIKAGIRKATIALKMVPVLCGSSFKNKGVQPLLDAIVDYLPAPTDIPAIRGVDPETGEEDRRRSSDSEPFSALAFKIMADPYVGKLTFIRVYSGTLSSGSYVYNSTKGRRERIGRILRMHANHREEVGEAFAGDIVAAVGLRFTTTGDTLCDEEHPIVLEAMQFPEPVISVAIEPKTKADQEKLSLALQKLAEEDPTFRMHTDPETGQTIISGMGELHLEIIVDRLVREFKVGANVGKPQVAYKETIRKAVKAEGKYIRQSGGRGQYGHVVLELEPLEPGKGYEFVSKIVGGVVPKEYIPAVDAGVREAMETGVLAGYPLVDIRAVLVDGSYHEVDSSEMAFKIAASQALKEGVKKADPVLLEPIMKVEVTVPEEYMGDVIGDINARRGRIEGLEPRGGTEVIRGYVPLAEMFGYATDLRSRTQGRGTYVMQFSHYSEVPQNLAEEIIKRQRGM; via the coding sequence ATGCCGCGCGAATACCCACTCGAAAAGACCAGAAACATCGGGATCATGGCTCACATCGATGCCGGTAAAACCACCACGACCGAGAGGATCCTTTTCTACACCGGGCGGGTACACCGGATGGGTGAGGTTCACGAAGGTACGGCTACCATGGACTGGATGGTCCAGGAGCAGGAACGGGGCATTACCATTACGTCGGCGGCTACCACCTGCTTCTGGCGCGATTGTCGTATTAACATTATAGACACGCCAGGCCACGTGGACTTCACCGTAGAAGTGGAGAGGTCCCTGAGGGTCCTGGACGGGTCGGTGGCCATCTTCTGTGCCGTTGGGGGGGTGGAGCCCCAGTCGGAAACGGTGTGGCGGCAGGCCGACAAGTACGGTGTGCCCCGGATCGCCTATGTGAATAAGATGGACCGGGTAGGAGCCGATTTCTTCCGAGTGGTAGGCCAGATTGCGGAACGCCTGGGCGCAACGCCGGTTCCCATTCAGCTTCCCATCGGCGCGGAGGATAATTTCCGGGGCATTGTGGACCTGGTGCGCATGAAGGCCGTGGTTTACACCGACGAACTGGGGACGACCATGGAGGAGCAGCCCATTCCTCCGGAGATGGCCGACAGGGTGGCCGAGTACCGGGAAAAGCTGCTGGAGGCAGTGGCGGAAAGCGACGAAGAACTCATGCTTAAATACCTGGAAGGTGAGGAACTGTCGGAGGAGGAAATCAAGGCCGGCATCCGCAAGGCCACCATTGCGTTAAAAATGGTGCCGGTTCTCTGCGGCTCATCCTTCAAGAACAAGGGCGTGCAGCCCTTGCTGGACGCCATTGTGGATTACCTGCCGGCGCCCACCGATATACCCGCTATCCGCGGCGTGGATCCGGAGACGGGGGAAGAGGACCGGCGGCGCTCCAGCGACAGCGAACCCTTTTCGGCCCTGGCCTTTAAAATCATGGCCGATCCCTATGTGGGCAAGCTGACCTTTATCCGCGTCTACTCGGGAACCCTTTCTTCCGGCTCTTATGTGTATAATTCCACCAAGGGCCGCCGGGAGCGCATTGGTCGGATCTTGCGCATGCACGCCAACCATCGGGAGGAGGTGGGCGAGGCCTTTGCCGGCGACATCGTTGCCGCCGTGGGCCTGAGGTTCACCACCACCGGTGATACCCTGTGCGACGAGGAACACCCCATTGTGCTGGAGGCCATGCAGTTCCCGGAGCCGGTTATCTCCGTAGCCATCGAGCCCAAAACTAAGGCCGACCAGGAGAAGCTGAGCCTGGCTCTGCAGAAGCTGGCGGAAGAAGACCCTACCTTCCGCATGCATACCGATCCGGAAACCGGGCAGACCATCATCTCGGGCATGGGAGAGCTGCACCTGGAGATTATTGTGGATCGGCTGGTGCGGGAGTTCAAAGTAGGGGCCAACGTAGGCAAGCCCCAGGTGGCCTATAAAGAGACCATCCGCAAGGCCGTCAAGGCGGAGGGCAAGTATATCCGCCAGTCGGGCGGCCGCGGCCAGTACGGCCATGTGGTCCTGGAACTGGAACCCCTGGAGCCGGGCAAGGGCTACGAATTCGTCAGCAAAATCGTCGGCGGAGTGGTGCCCAAAGAGTACATCCCGGCGGTGGACGCCGGGGTACGGGAAGCTATGGAAACCGGTGTCCTGGCAGGGTATCCCTTGGTGGACATCCGGGCCGTCTTGGTAGACGGCTCCTACCACGAGGTAGACTCCTCGGAAATGGCCTTCAAAATTGCGGCTTCCCAGGCCCTTAAGGAGGGGGTAAAAAAGGCCGATCCGGTCCTTTTGGAACCCATCATGAAAGTGGAGGTTACCGTCCCGGAAGAGTATATGGGAGACGTTATCGGCGATATCAACGCCCGCCGGGGACGGATCGAGGGCCTAGAGCCGCGGGGCGGGACCGAGGTAATCCGCGGCTACGTACCCCTGGCCGAGATGTTCGGCTATGCCACGGATCTCCGCTCCCGCACCCAGGGCCGGGGAACCTATGTTATGCAGTTTTCCCATTACAGCGAAGTACCCCAGAATCTGGCCGAGGAGATTATTAAGAGGCAGCGGGGGATGTAA
- the rpsG gene encoding 30S ribosomal protein S7, whose translation MPRRGRVPRREVEPDPVYGSTKVTKLINQVMLDGKKSLAQKICYGAFDIIREKTGKDPLEVFEQALMNVMPVLETRARRVGGANYQVPVEVRPERRQTLGIRWIVNYARARSGKSMQEKLAAELLDAANNTGGAVKKKEDTHKMAEANRAFAHYRW comes from the coding sequence GTGCCGCGAAGGGGAAGGGTACCCCGGCGGGAAGTAGAGCCGGATCCCGTGTACGGGAGTACCAAGGTAACCAAGCTCATCAACCAAGTTATGCTGGATGGCAAAAAATCGCTGGCTCAAAAGATTTGCTATGGAGCCTTTGATATAATCAGGGAAAAAACCGGCAAAGATCCGTTGGAAGTCTTTGAGCAGGCCTTGATGAACGTAATGCCGGTGTTGGAGACAAGGGCGCGCAGGGTGGGCGGCGCTAACTATCAGGTGCCGGTGGAAGTCCGGCCCGAAAGGCGCCAGACCCTGGGCATTCGCTGGATTGTGAATTACGCTCGGGCGCGCAGCGGGAAGAGCATGCAGGAAAAATTGGCTGCCGAACTCCTTGATGCGGCCAATAATACGGGCGGTGCGGTGAAGAAGAAGGAAGATACCCACAAGATGGCTGAAGCCAACCGAGCCTTTGCCCATTACCGGTGGTAG
- the rpsL gene encoding 30S ribosomal protein S12: MPTVQQLVREARRQVEKKSSAPALKGAPQRRGVCTRVYTTTPKKPNSALRKVARVRLTNGIEVTAYIPGIGHNLQEHSVVLVRGGRVKDLPGVRYHIIRGTLDAAGVQNRRQGRSKYGAKRPKS; this comes from the coding sequence ATGCCGACAGTACAGCAGCTGGTACGTGAGGCCCGCCGGCAGGTGGAGAAGAAGTCATCGGCACCGGCCCTTAAAGGAGCTCCCCAGCGGCGCGGGGTGTGCACGCGGGTTTATACTACTACGCCCAAAAAGCCCAACTCCGCCCTGCGCAAGGTGGCCCGCGTACGCCTAACTAACGGCATTGAGGTTACCGCCTACATCCCCGGCATTGGCCATAACCTCCAGGAGCACTCGGTCGTGCTGGTCAGGGGAGGCAGGGTAAAGGACCTGCCGGGCGTACGATACCATATCATTCGCGGCACTCTGGACGCCGCCGGGGTCCAGAACCGGCGCCAGGGCCGTTCCAAGTACGGGGCCAAGCGTCCCAAGAGCTGA
- a CDS encoding ribosomal L7Ae/L30e/S12e/Gadd45 family protein produces MSCERIRAARKKTVGTKQTMKAVQKGNARVVFVARDAEAHVTEPLLALCREKGVEVVMVDSMQELGRACGIEVGSASAAILEE; encoded by the coding sequence ATGTCCTGCGAGCGCATACGGGCAGCCCGCAAGAAGACGGTGGGTACCAAGCAGACCATGAAAGCCGTGCAAAAAGGGAATGCTCGGGTGGTTTTTGTGGCGCGGGATGCCGAGGCTCATGTAACCGAGCCTTTGCTGGCCCTCTGCCGAGAAAAAGGCGTTGAAGTCGTTATGGTAGATTCCATGCAGGAGCTGGGCCGGGCCTGCGGCATTGAAGTGGGTTCGGCCTCGGCTGCCATCCTTGAGGAATAG
- the rpoC gene encoding DNA-directed RNA polymerase subunit beta', which translates to MLDVSNFERMRIALASPEQIRAWSSGEVKKPETINYRTLKPERDGLFCERIFGPTRDWECHCGKYKRVRYKGVVCDRCGVEVTRSKVRRERLGHIELAAPVSHIWYFKGIPSRMGLLLDMSPRSLERVLYFVSYIVIDPGDTGLTKKQLLSEAEYREWRERCEREGKRFKAGMGAEAIKELLMEIDLDKLAEELRQELKESTGQRRIRAIRRLEVVEAFRQSGNRPEWMILDVIPVIPPELRPMVQLDGGRFATSDLNDLYRRVINRNNRLKRLLDLGAPDIIVRNEKRMLQEAVDALIDNGRRGRPVTGPGNRPLKSLSDMLKGKQGRFRQNLLGKRVDYSGRSVIVVGPELKMHQCGLPKEMALELFKPFVMKRLVDKGFAHNIKSAKRMVERVRNEVWDVLEEVIKEHPVLLNRAPTLHRLGIQAFEPVLVEGRAIQIHPLVCTAYNADFDGDQMAVHVPLSAEAQAEARLLMLASNNILNPKDGRPVVTPTQDIVLGVYWLTVARPGAKGEGRAFASYEEAYLAYLNKVIDLHALIKVRMEDGKLMETTIGRLIFNKEVPIPQELGFYNCEVGKKQLGEIVARCYRELGTAATAQMLDGMKRLGFHYSTLAGITIGLEDIAVPEEKQSIIRETEEEVEKVDMQYRRGLISEEERYQKVIRLWNEATDRVTSCLVEKMDKFNPVFMMANSGARGNIQQIRQLAGMRGLMADPSGRIIDMPIKANFREGLTVLEYFISTHGARKGLADTALRTADSGYLTRRLVDVAQDVIVREEDCGTEEGIEIEELREGSEVIEKLGERILGRYAARDIVHPATGEILVKRDEEIDEEAVEAILAAGIKKVPVRSVLTCQTRYGVCCKCYGRNLATGQPVEIGEAVGIIAAQSIGEPGTQLTMRTFHTGGVAGEDITQGLPRVEELFEARKPKGQAVIAEAAGVVHIHEIKGRREIELTADNGERYTYQVPFGSRLRVEEGQRVEPGDELTEGSVNPHDLLRVKGVRGVQLYLLREVQRVYRMQGVEINDKHIEIMIRQMLRKVKVEDPGDTALLPGGLIDAFEFMEANEKVRAAGGKPATARPVLLGITKASLTTDSFLSAASFQETTRVLTEAAVKGKVDPLMGLKENVIIGKLIPAGTGMARYRQIKVVCPEQEEGMAGVDSAAGK; encoded by the coding sequence GTGCTGGATGTAAGCAATTTCGAGCGTATGCGCATTGCCCTGGCCTCCCCGGAGCAGATCCGGGCCTGGTCCAGCGGGGAAGTAAAAAAGCCGGAAACCATTAATTACCGGACCTTGAAGCCGGAGCGCGACGGCCTCTTCTGCGAGCGCATCTTCGGTCCTACCCGGGACTGGGAGTGCCACTGCGGTAAGTACAAGAGGGTGCGCTACAAGGGAGTAGTGTGTGACCGCTGCGGCGTAGAGGTTACCCGGTCCAAGGTCCGGCGGGAGCGCCTGGGCCATATCGAACTGGCGGCCCCTGTATCCCACATATGGTATTTCAAGGGTATTCCCAGCCGCATGGGGCTCCTCCTGGATATGTCCCCCAGGTCCCTGGAGCGGGTGCTTTACTTCGTATCATATATTGTAATCGACCCCGGGGACACGGGGTTGACCAAGAAACAGCTTCTCTCCGAAGCCGAATACCGGGAGTGGCGCGAACGCTGCGAACGCGAGGGCAAGAGATTTAAGGCCGGCATGGGCGCCGAGGCCATTAAAGAGCTCCTTATGGAGATCGACCTCGACAAGCTGGCCGAAGAACTCAGACAGGAGCTCAAGGAGAGCACCGGCCAGCGACGGATAAGGGCCATCAGGAGGCTGGAGGTGGTGGAAGCCTTCCGCCAGTCCGGCAACCGGCCGGAGTGGATGATTCTGGATGTCATCCCGGTTATCCCGCCGGAACTCAGGCCCATGGTCCAGCTGGACGGCGGCCGCTTTGCCACCTCGGACTTAAACGATCTCTACCGCCGGGTCATCAACCGGAATAACCGGTTGAAGAGGCTGCTGGACCTGGGAGCCCCGGACATCATAGTGCGCAATGAAAAACGCATGCTCCAGGAAGCGGTCGATGCCCTCATCGACAACGGCCGCCGGGGCCGGCCGGTGACGGGGCCGGGCAACCGCCCATTAAAGTCTTTAAGCGACATGCTCAAAGGTAAGCAGGGTCGCTTCCGGCAGAACCTGCTGGGCAAGCGGGTGGATTATTCCGGCCGTTCGGTCATTGTGGTGGGGCCGGAGCTTAAAATGCACCAGTGCGGTCTGCCCAAAGAGATGGCCCTGGAGCTCTTCAAGCCCTTCGTCATGAAGAGGCTGGTGGACAAGGGATTTGCCCACAACATTAAGAGCGCCAAGCGCATGGTGGAGCGGGTACGCAATGAGGTCTGGGACGTCCTGGAGGAGGTTATTAAGGAACATCCCGTACTGCTGAACAGGGCTCCCACCTTGCACCGTTTGGGCATTCAGGCCTTTGAGCCGGTGCTGGTAGAGGGGCGGGCCATCCAGATACACCCCCTGGTCTGCACGGCTTACAATGCGGACTTCGACGGCGACCAGATGGCCGTTCACGTGCCCCTGTCGGCCGAGGCCCAGGCAGAAGCCCGTCTACTAATGCTGGCCAGCAATAATATTTTGAATCCCAAGGACGGCCGGCCGGTGGTGACTCCAACCCAGGATATCGTCCTGGGAGTTTATTGGTTGACGGTAGCCCGGCCCGGCGCCAAGGGGGAGGGTCGGGCCTTTGCCAGCTACGAAGAGGCTTACCTGGCCTATTTAAACAAGGTTATCGACCTCCACGCCCTAATTAAGGTCCGGATGGAAGACGGCAAACTGATGGAGACCACCATAGGCCGCCTGATCTTCAACAAGGAGGTTCCCATTCCCCAAGAGCTCGGCTTTTACAACTGTGAAGTAGGTAAGAAGCAGCTCGGCGAGATTGTGGCCCGCTGCTACCGGGAACTGGGCACCGCGGCCACGGCGCAGATGCTCGACGGGATGAAGCGGCTGGGCTTCCATTACTCTACCCTGGCCGGCATAACCATCGGCCTGGAAGACATCGCGGTGCCGGAGGAGAAACAGAGCATTATTCGGGAGACGGAAGAAGAAGTAGAGAAGGTCGATATGCAGTACCGCCGCGGCCTCATCAGCGAGGAGGAACGTTACCAGAAGGTCATCCGGCTGTGGAACGAGGCCACCGATCGGGTTACCAGCTGTCTAGTAGAGAAGATGGATAAGTTTAACCCGGTGTTCATGATGGCCAACTCCGGCGCCCGCGGCAACATCCAGCAGATCCGGCAGCTGGCCGGTATGCGGGGCCTCATGGCCGATCCCTCCGGCCGTATCATCGATATGCCCATCAAGGCCAACTTCCGCGAAGGATTGACGGTGCTGGAATACTTCATTTCCACCCACGGAGCGCGTAAGGGGTTGGCCGATACCGCCCTGCGCACGGCAGACTCCGGCTATCTTACCCGCCGCCTGGTGGATGTGGCCCAGGACGTTATTGTGCGAGAAGAGGACTGCGGTACGGAGGAAGGCATCGAGATTGAGGAGCTGCGGGAGGGCAGCGAGGTCATCGAAAAGCTGGGAGAGCGGATACTGGGCCGGTATGCCGCCCGGGACATCGTCCACCCTGCAACGGGTGAGATTCTCGTCAAAAGAGATGAGGAGATCGACGAGGAGGCCGTAGAGGCCATTCTGGCGGCCGGGATCAAGAAGGTACCCGTCCGCTCCGTCCTCACCTGCCAGACCCGTTACGGTGTCTGCTGCAAGTGCTACGGCCGCAACCTGGCCACCGGCCAGCCGGTCGAGATAGGTGAAGCCGTGGGCATAATTGCCGCCCAGTCCATAGGTGAGCCCGGCACCCAGCTGACCATGAGAACCTTCCATACCGGAGGGGTGGCTGGTGAGGACATCACCCAGGGCTTACCCCGGGTGGAGGAGCTCTTTGAAGCCCGCAAGCCCAAGGGGCAGGCCGTCATCGCCGAAGCAGCCGGTGTGGTACACATCCACGAAATCAAAGGCCGGCGGGAGATAGAGCTTACCGCCGACAACGGCGAGCGCTATACCTACCAGGTGCCCTTCGGGTCCCGCCTGCGGGTGGAAGAAGGGCAGCGGGTAGAGCCCGGGGACGAGCTCACGGAAGGTTCGGTTAACCCCCACGACCTCCTGAGGGTGAAGGGTGTGCGCGGCGTACAGCTATACCTGTTGCGGGAGGTACAGCGGGTCTACCGCATGCAGGGGGTGGAGATTAACGATAAGCATATCGAGATCATGATCCGCCAGATGTTGCGCAAGGTTAAGGTCGAGGATCCGGGGGATACCGCCCTCTTGCCCGGCGGCCTGATCGATGCTTTCGAGTTTATGGAGGCCAACGAAAAAGTGAGGGCCGCGGGCGGGAAGCCGGCTACGGCGCGGCCGGTGCTCTTGGGCATCACCAAGGCTTCCCTGACTACCGACTCCTTCCTCTCCGCGGCTTCCTTCCAGGAGACTACCAGGGTGCTGACCGAAGCGGCGGTTAAGGGGAAGGTGGATCCCCTCATGGGCTTAAAGGAAAACGTGATTATCGGCAAGCTTATCCCGGCGGGCACCGGTATGGCCCGGTACCGGCAGATCAAGGTGGTCTGTCCGGAGCAGGAGGAAGGCATGGCCGGTGTTGACTCTGCGGCTGGAAAATGA